Proteins from a single region of Corvus hawaiiensis isolate bCorHaw1 chromosome 6, bCorHaw1.pri.cur, whole genome shotgun sequence:
- the MUC6 gene encoding mucin-6 isoform X7 has product MLPTLVLLIFCSFLQSAAFEGNYWSHVFLQNQKESLQRIRPSGQNRSVEEEYFLPTVLSKDSCSTWGGGHFSTFDKYQYDFTGTCNYIFATVCDETSPDFNIQFRRGLDKKIARIIIELGPSVVIVEKGSISVRSVGVIQLPYTSNGIQIAPYGRNIRLVAKLMEMELVVMWNNDDYLMVLAEKKYMGKTCGMCGNYDGYELNEFVREGKLLDTFKFAALQKMDDPSEICLSEEIPISTVPHKKYAIICSQLLNLVSPTCSVPKDGFVIRCQLDMQDCSEPGQNNCTCSTLSEYSRQCAMSHQMVFNWRTENFCSVGKCSANLIYEECGSPCIKTCSNPEYSCSSHCTYGCFCPEGTVLDDISKNRTCVHISQCPCTLNGKTYAPGETMKAACRTCKCVMGQWNCKDLPCPGRCSLEGGSFVTTFDSRPYRFHGVCTYVLMKSSSLPHNGTLMAVYEKTGYSHSETSLSAIIYQSTKDKIVISQNDLLTDDDELKRLPYRSGDITVFRQSSMYVQMHTNFGLELAVQTSPVFQAYVKVGSQFKGRTLGLCGNYNGDTTDDFMTSMDITEGTASLFVDSWRAGNCHPALERETDPCALSQLNKISAETHCSILTKKGTVFEKCHAVVNPIPFYKRCVYQACNYEETFPYICSALGSYARVCSSMGLVLENWRSSMDNCTITCTGNQTFSYNTQACDRTCLSLSNRALECHPTDIPVEGCQCPKGTYLNHKSECVRKSHCPCYLEDRKYILPDQSTITGGITCYCVNGRLSCTGKPQNPAESCKAPKKYISCSDSLENKYGAACAPTCQMLATGIECIPTKCESGCVCADGLYENLDGGCVPAEECPCEYGGLAYGRGEQIQTECEICTCMKGKWKCVQKTRCSSTCNLYGEGHITTFDGQRFVFDGNCEYILAMDGCSVNRPVSSFKIVTENVICGKSGVTCSRSISIYLGNLTIILRDETFAISGENPGVQYKVKKNALHLMFDVIIPGKYNMTLIWNKHMNFFIKISRETQETICGLCGNYNGNMKDDFETRSKYVASNELEFVNSWKENPLCGDVYFVVDPCSKNPYRKAWAEKTCSIINSHVFSACHNKVNRMPYYEACVRDSCGCDIGGDCQCMCDAIAVYAMVCLEKGVCIDWRTPEFCPVYCEYYNSHTRTGIDDAFSHGYNDDKCAWHYRPCNCPNQNYKYVNIEGCYNCSHDEYFDHEEERCMPCGQANITTTPEPSSPSPVTTVQPKVTRSSTTSTLPTGPSTSSTTTVATETTNPTITAKITVPRTSPSQPLVTIKSTTEHTTSIFTTPNMTTTITAPSITTSMKRTMGTTPKSVPSSPAASSTAASTETEQVRVTSSPFKTTKKEMATSSIPTQTTTFSQPKLTTAESEGTQATTLHYPEVVTHIRTTLTQPVQHLVTQTQATPATSTSSTSVPRGTSPATSPGVPLTRTFPSSSSLPVTLASSAASLSSTQLRTSYPAREPTRAKTPTTKVVTAAFTHEQSTVPHIVPPLSTHKTTATTSISSTSRTSVSTEVPLETASPHPSSPPAPSSPLSTRLPSTATTSTVSSTAAPGTSLRPTPTTLRPKSSSPTTSAPKESPVTESSAPTTAKTSTLPSPASSPFSTVSSAWLSSSQPAAFTHEQSTVPYIVPPLSTHKTTATTSISSTSRTSVSTEVPLETASPHASSPPAPSSPLSTRLPSTATTSTVSSTAAPGTSLRPTPTTLRPKPSSPTTSAPKESPVTESSAPTTAKTSTLPSPASSPFSTVSSAWLSSSQPAAFTHEQSTVPHIVPPLSTHKTTATTSISSTSRTSVSTEVPLETASPHPSSPPAPSSPLSTRLPSTATTSTVSSTAAPGTSLRPTPTTLRPKPSSPTTSAPKESPVTESSAPTTAKTSTLPSPASSPFSTVSSTWLSSSQPAFTHKILTVPHVVPPLSTHKTTATTSISSTSRTSVSTEVPLETASPHPSSPPAPSSPLSTRLPSTATTSTVSSTAAPGTSPRPTPTTLRPKPSSPTTSAPKESPVTESSAPTTAKTSTLPSPASSPFSTVSSAWLSSSQPAAFTHEQSTVPHIVPPLSTHKTTATTSISSTSRTSVSTEVPLETASPHPSSPPAPSSPLSTRLPSTATTSTVSSTAAPGTSPRPTPTTLRPKPSSPTTSAPKESPVTESSALTTAKTSTLPSPASSPFSTVSSTWLSSSQPAFTHKILTVPHVVPPLSTHKTTATTSISSTSRTSVSTEVPLETASPHPSSPPAPSSPLSTRLPSTATTSTVSSTAAPGTSLRPTPTTLRPKSSSPTTSAPKESPVTESSAPTTAKTSTLPSPASSPFSTVSSAWLSSSQPAAFTHEQSTVPHIVPPLSTHKTTATTSISSTSRTSVSTEVPLETASPHPSSPPAPSSPLSTRLPSTATTSTVSSTAAPGTSPRPTPTTLRPKPSSPTTSAPKESPVTESSALTTAKTSTLPSPASSPFSTVSSTWLSSSQPAFTHKILTVPHVVPPLSTHKTTATTSISSTSRTSVSTEVPLETASPHPSSPPAPSSPLSTRLPSTATTSTVSSTAAPGTSPRPTPTTLRPKPSSPTTSAPKESPVTESSAPTTAKTSTLPSPASSPFSTVSSAWLSSSQPAAFTHEQSTVPHIVPPLSTHKTTATTSISSTSRTSVSTEVPLETASPHPSSPPAPSSPLSTRLPSTATTSTVSSTAAPGTSPRPTSTTLRPKPSSPTTSAPKESPVTESSAPTTAKTSTLPSPASSPFSTVSSTWLSSSQPAFTHEQSTVPHIVPPLSTHKTTATTSISSTSRTSVSTEVPLETASPHPSSPPAPSSPLSTRLPSTATTSTVSSTAAPGTSPRPTPTTLRPKPSSPTTSPPKESPVTESSALTTAKTSTLPSPASSLFSTVSSTWLSSSQLAFTHGKSTVPHVAPPLTTHKTRVTTFISSTSKTSVSTGSSPPSSTEVPLETASPHPSSPPAPSGPLSTRLPSAAPSPFSSALAPTVSTMSVPTPLPTSAFRSAESTTHSYFQNTTSTPYGKTSSLAVPTSISAQSSAALIPAVLSTTITFAPHVITTASTESVERSSLQTTTLTTARTTSSPPLTSGLATSLSSVVPSTVPHERCREVEYEEEITYKGCSTNVTLSQCEGSCPSSTKLDVEKMMVTTACGCCRPRELLKKEFQLPCQDPDNPGKRLTTEIIAFSGCVCNFDSCTH; this is encoded by the exons TTTTGAGCAAGGATTCCTGTTCTACATGGGGTGGAGGGCATTTTTCAACCTTTGATAAATACCAGTATGACTTCACTGGGACTTGCAACTACATCTTTGCAACTGTATGTGATGAGACCAGCCCAGACTTCAACATTCAGTTCCGTCGTGGGCTGGACAAAAAAATTGCAAGGATCATTATTGAGCTTGGACCTTCTGTTGTCATTGTTGAGAAAGGCAGCATTTCTGTCAGGAGTGTTGG TGTCATTCAGCTGCCTTACACCAGCAATGGAATCCAAATAGCGCCTTATGGACGCAACATCCGCCTGGTGGCTAAGCTGATGGAGATGGAGCTGGTTGTCATGTGGAACAATGATGACTACCTCATG GTtttggctgaaaaaaaatacatggggaaaacCTGTGGAATGTGTGGGAACTACGATGGTTATGAATTGAATGAATTTGTGCGTGAAG GTAAATTGCTCGATACATTTAAATTTGCTGCTTTACAAAAAATGGATGATCCATCAGAGATTTGCCTGTCTGAGGAGATACCAATTTCCACTGTTCCTCACAAAAAATAT gCCATAATCTGCTCTCAGCTACTTAATTTGGTGTCACCAACCTGCAGTGTACCAAAAGATGGGTTCGTGATTCGTTGCCAGCTCGATATGCAGGACTGCAGTGAGCCAGGACAAAACAACTGCACTTGCTCTACACTGTCCGAGTATTCTAGGCAATGTGCTATGTCCCACCAAATGGTGTTCAACTGGAGAACTGAAAACTTCTGCT CTGTGGGAAAATGTTCTGCGAACCTAATCTATGAGGAATGTGGTTCTCCATGTATTAAAACCTGTTCCAACCCAGAGTACAGCTGTTCCAGTCACTGTACCTATGGCTGCTTTTGTCCAGAAG GAACTGTTCTTGATGACATCTCAAAGAATCGGACATGTGTTCACATTAGCCAGTGTCCATGTACACTGAATGGGAAAACATATGCTCCTGGTGAGACAATGAAAGCAGCTTGTAGGACTTG TAAATGTGTGATGGGTCAGTGGAACTGCAAAGACTTGCCCTGCCCTGGAAGGTGTTCACTGGAAGGAGGCTCCTTTGTTACCACGTTTGATTCAAGGCCATATAGATTCCATGGGGTTTGCACTTATGTTCTTATGAAG AGTTCCAGCCTGCCACACAATGGAACCCTAATGGCTGTTTATGAAAAGACTGGTTATTCTCATTCTGAGACATCACTTAGTGCTATAATTTATCAATCTACAAAA GACAAAATTGTGATTTCTCAGAATGATCTCCTTACTGATGATGATGAACTTAAGCGGCTGCCTTACAGATCAG GAGACATCACTGTTTTCAGACAGTCCTCCATGTATGTTCAAATGCATACAAACTTTGGGCTGGAACTTGCAGTTCAAACATCACCTGTGTTCCAGGCCTATGTGAAAGTTGGATCACAATTCAAAGGCAGAACACTAG GTTTGTGTGGCAATTACAATGGAGACACTACAGATGACTTCATGACCAGCATGGATATCACTGAAGGGACAGCCTCCCTGTTTGTAGATTCCTGGAGGGCAGGAAATTGCCATCCTGCCTTAGAGAGAGAGACAGACCCTTGTGCTTTGAGCCAACTAAACA AAATATCTGCTGAGACTCACTGCTCCATTCTTACCAAGAAGGGTACAGTGTTCGAGAAATGCCATGCTGTGGTGAACCCTATTCCTTTCTACAAG AGATGTGTCTACCAGGCCTGTAATTATGAAGAGACCTTTCCCTATATTTGTTCTGCTCTGGGATCGTATGCACGAGTGTGCAGTTCCATGGGCTTAGTCCTTGAGAACTGGAGAAGCAGTATGGACAATTGCA CTATTACTTGTACTGGCAATCAAACATTTAGCTACAACACTCAGGCATGTGACAGGACATGCTTGTCACTCTCCAATCGAGCCCTGGAATGCCATCCAACTGATATTCCTGTTGAAGGCTGCCAGTGTCCTAAAGGAACGTACCTGAACCACAAGAGTGAGTGTGTTCGTAAATCTCATTGTCCTTGCTACTTAGAAGACAGGAAGTACATTCTGCCTGACCAGTCAACAATAACTGGTGGGATCACCTG cTATTGTGTTAATGGGAGGCTAAGTTGCACAGGCAAACCTCAAAATCCTGCAG AAAGCTGCAAAGCTCCTAAGAAATACATATCATGTTCTGACAGTTTAGAAAACAAGTATGGAGCTGCATGTGCCCCTACCTGTCAGATGCTGGCTACTGGAATTGAATGT ATACCCACAAAGTGTGAGTcaggctgtgtctgtgctgatgGCCTCTATGAAAATCTTGATGGTGGGTGTGTGCCAGCTGAGGAGTGTCCATGTGAATATGGCGGCCTTGCTTATGGAAGAGGTGAACAAATCCAGACTGAATGTGAGATCTG CACTTGCATGAAAGGCAAATGGAaatgtgttcagaaaacaaGGTGTTCCTCCACCTGTAATCTGTATGGAGAGGGCCACATCACCACCTTTGATGGACAGCGTTTTGTGTTTGATGGCAACTGTGAATACATATTAGCTATG gatgGCTGCAGTGTTAACAGACCTGTTTCCTCTTTCAAAATTGTTACTGAGAATGTCATCTGTGGGAAATCAGGAGTTACGTGCTCCAGATCCATCAGCATTTACCTTGGG AATCTGACAATCATACTGAGAGATGAAACCTTCGCTATTTCTGGGGAAAATCCTGGTGTACAGTACAAAGTGAAAAAGAACGCCCTTCACCTGATGTTTGATGTCATTATCCCAGGAAAATACAACATGACCCTTATTTGGAATAAGCATATGAACTTCTTCATCAAGATCTCCAGAGAAACACAG GAAACGATCTGTGGTTTGTGTGGGAACTATAATGGCAACATGAAGGATGACTTTGAAACTCGAAGCAAGTATGTGGCATCAAACGAGTTGGAATTTGTCAACTCTTGGAAAGAGAATCCTCTCTGTGGGGATGTGTACTTTGTAGTGGACCCCTGTAGCAAGAACCCTTACCGTAAAGCATGGGCAGAAAAGACATGTTCCATCATCAACAGCCACGTTTTTTCTGCCTGTCACAATAAG GTGAATCGGATGCCCTACTATGAGGCCTGTGTCCGAGATTCCTGTGGGTGTGACATTGGAGGGGACTGTCAGTGCATGTGTGACGCCATCGCAGTCTATGCCATGGTGTGCTTGGAAAAAGGCGTCTGCATTGACTGGAGGACCCCCGAGTTCTGTC cTGTCTATTGTGAGTATTACAATTCTCATACAAGAACAGGAATTGATGATGCTTTTTCCCATGGCTACAATGACGACAAATGCGCCTGGCACTACAGGCCTTGTAACTGTCCAAATCAAAACTACAAATATGTCAATATTGAAG GTTGCTACAACTGCTCTCATGATGAATACTTTGACCATGAGGAGGAAAGGTGCATGCCATGTG GACAAGCAAACATTACCACCACACCTGAACCATCTTCACCTTCACCAG TAACAACAGTGCAGCCTAAAGTAACAAGGAGCTCTACCACAAGCACCCTACCAACAGGACCTAGTACTTCTTCCACAACAACTGTAGCAACTGAGACTACAAATCCAACAATAACTGCAAAAATTACAGTTCCAAGAACTTCACCCTCACAACCTCTTGTCACAATAAAGTCAACAACTG AACATACAACATCAATTTTTACCACACCAAACATGACTACAACCATCACTGCCCCTTCCATAACTACCTCAATGAAAAGAACCATGGGCACTACTCCAAAGTCTGTTCCCTCATCACCTGCTGCCTCATCAACTGCTGCTTCAACAGAGACAGAACAAGTAAGGGTCACCTCATCACCCTTCAAGACCACCAAAAAGGAAATGGCAACCTCCTCAATACCTACTCAAACCACAACTTTCAGCCAGCCCAAACTAACAACAGCAG AGAGTGAGGGAACTCAAGCAACAACTCTGCACTATCCAGAAG TTGTCACCCACATAAGAACAACGTTGACACAGCCTGTGCAGCACCTTGTCACACAGACACAGGCAACTCCTGCCACatccaccagcagcacctctgtcCCAAGAGGGACCAGCCCTGCCACCAGCCCAGGAGTTCCACTGACAAGGACATTTCCAAGCTCCAGCTCTTTGCCTGTCACCTTAGCCtcatctgctgcttctctctcctcAACCCAACTGCGAACATCATATCCTG CAAGGGAGCCAACCAGAGCTAAGACACCAACTACTAAAGTAGTAACAG cagcctTCACCCATGAACAGTCCACTGTGCCACACATTGTGCCACCTCTGAGCACACACAAGACCACGGCCACCACCTCcatcagcagcacctccaggacctctgtctccacagaagTGCCTCTGGAGACAGCATCTCCACATCCCAGCTCTCCAcctgcccccagcagccccctcAGCACCCGGCTGCCATCCACTGCCACCACTTCCACAGtctcctccacagcagctccaggcaccagCCTCAGGCCTACACCTACAACCCTGAGGCCCAAGTCCTCTTCCCCTACCACCAGTGCTCCAAAGGAGTCTCCTGTAACAGAGTCCTCTGCACCCAccacagccaaaaccagcacgctgccatctcctgcttcttctcccttctcaaCTGTGTCCTCAGCATGGCTCAGCTCCTCACAGCCTG cagcctTCACCCATGAACAGTCCACTGTGCCATACATTGTGCCACCTCTGAGCACACACAAGACCACGGCCACCACCTCcatcagcagcacctccaggacctctgtctccacagaagTGCCTCTGGAGACAGCATCTCCACATGCCAGCTCTCCAcctgcccccagcagccccctcAGCACCCGGCTGCCATCCACTGCCACCACTTCCACAGtctcctccacagcagctccaggcaccagCCTCAGGCCTACACCTACAACCCTGAGGCCCAAGCCCTCTTCCCCTACCACCAGTGCTCCAAAGGAGTCTCCTGTAACAGAGTCCTCTGCACCCAccacagccaaaaccagcacgctgccatctcctgcttcttctcccttctcaaCTGTGTCCTCAGCATGGCTCAGCTCCTCACAGCCTG cagcctTCACCCATGAACAGTCCACTGTGCCACACATTGTGCCACCTCTGAGCACACACAAGACCACGGCCACCACCTCcatcagcagcacctccaggacctctgtctccacagaagTGCCTCTGGAGACAGCATCTCCACATCCCAGCTCTCCAcctgcccccagcagccccctcAGCACCCGGCTGCCATCCACTGCCACCACTTCCACAGtctcctccacagcagctccaggcaccagCCTCAGGCCTACACCTACAACCCTGAGGCCCAAGCCCTCTTCCCCTACCACCAGTGCTCCAAAGGAGTCTCCTGTAACAGAGTCCTCTGCACCCAccacagccaaaaccagcacgctgccatctcctgcttcttctcccttctcaaCTGTGTCCTCAACATGGCTCAGCTCCTCACAGCCTG CCTTCACCCATAAAATATTGACCGTGCCACACGTTGTGCCACCTCTGAGCACACACAAGACCACGGCCACCACCTCcatcagcagcacctccaggacctctgtctccacagaagTGCCTCTGGAGACAGCATCTCCACATCCCAGCTCTCCAcctgcccccagcagccccctcAGCACCCGGCTGCCATCCACTGCCACCACTTCCACAGtctcctccacagcagctccaggcaccagCCCCAGGCCTACACCTACAACTCTGAGGCCCAAGCCCTCTTCCCCTACCACCAGTGCTCCAAAGGAGTCTCCTGTAACAGAGTCCTCTGCACCCAccacagccaaaaccagcacgctgccatctcctgcttcttctcccttctcaaCTGTGTCCTCAGCATGGCTCAGCTCCTCACAGCCTG cagcctTCACCCATGAACAGTCCACTGTGCCACACATTGTGCCACCTCTGAGCACACACAAGACCACGGCCACCACCTCcatcagcagcacctccaggacctctgtctccacagaagTGCCTCTGGAGACAGCATCTCCACATCCCAGCTCTCCAcctgcccccagcagccccctcAGCACCCGGCTGCCATCCACTGCCACCACTTCCACAGtctcctccacagcagctccaggcaccagCCCCAGGCCTACACCTACAACCCTGAGGCCCAAGCCCTCTTCCCCTACCACCAGTGCTCCAAAGGAATCTCCTGTAACAGAGTCCTCTGCACTCAccacagccaaaaccagcacgctgccatctcctgcttcttctcccttctcaaCTGTGTCCTCAACATGGCTCAGCTCCTCACAGCCTG CCTTCACCCATAAAATATTGACCGTGCCACACGTTGTGCCACCTCTGAGCACACACAAGACCACGGCCACCACCTCcatcagcagcacctccaggacctctgtctccacagaagTGCCTCTGGAGACAGCATCTCCACATCCCAGCTCTCCAcctgcccccagcagccccctcAGCACCCGGCTGCCATCCACTGCCACCACTTCCACAGtctcctccacagcagctccaggcaccagCCTCAGGCCTACACCTACAACCCTGAGGCCCAAGTCCTCTTCCCCTACCACCAGTGCTCCAAAGGAGTCTCCTGTAACAGAGTCCTCTGCACCCAccacagccaaaaccagcacgctgccatctcctgcttcttctcccttctcaaCTGTGTCCTCAGCATGGCTCAGCTCCTCACAGCCTG cagcctTCACCCATGAACAGTCCACTGTGCCACACATTGTGCCACCTCTGAGCACACACAAGACCACGGCCACCACCTCcatcagcagcacctccaggacctctgtctccacagaagTGCCTCTGGAGACAGCATCTCCACATCCCAGCTCTCCAcctgcccccagcagccccctcAGCACCCGGCTGCCATCCACTGCCACCACTTCCACAGtctcctccacagcagctccaggcaccagCCCCAGGCCTACACCTACAACCCTGAGGCCCAAGCCCTCTTCCCCTACCACCAGTGCTCCAAAGGAATCTCCTGTAACAGAGTCCTCTGCACTCAccacagccaaaaccagcacgctgccatctcctgcttcttctcccttctcaaCTGTGTCCTCAACATGGCTCAGCTCCTCACAGCCTG CCTTCACCCATAAAATATTGACCGTGCCACACGTTGTGCCACCTCTGAGCACACACAAGACCACGGCCACCACCTCcatcagcagcacctccaggacctctgtctccacagaagTGCCTCTGGAGACAGCATCTCCACATCCCAGCTCTCCAcctgcccccagcagccccctcAGCACCCGGCTGCCATCCACTGCCACCACTTCCACAGtctcctccacagcagctccaggcaccagCCCCAGGCCTACACCTACAACTCTGAGGCCCAAGCCCTCTTCCCCTACCACCAGTGCTCCAAAGGAGTCTCCTGTAACAGAGTCCTCTGCACCCAccacagccaaaaccagcacgctgccatctcctgcttcttctcccttctcaaCTGTGTCCTCAGCATGGCTCAGCTCCTCACAGCCTG cagcctTCACCCATGAACAGTCCACTGTGCCACACATTGTGCCACCTCTGAGCACACACAAGACCACGGCCACCACCTCcatcagcagcacctccaggacctctgtctccacagaagTGCCTCTGGAGACAGCATCTCCACATCCCAGCTCTCCAcctgcccccagcagccccctcAGCACCCGGCTGCCATCCACTGCCACCACTTCCACAGtctcctccacagcagctccaggcaccagCCCCAGGCCTACATCTACAACCCTGAGGCCCAAGCCCTCTTCCCCTACCACCAGTGCTCCAAAGGAGTCTCCTGTAACAGAGTCCTCTGCACCCAccacagccaaaaccagcacgctgccatctcctgcttcttctcccttctcaaCTGTGTCCTCAACATGGCTCAGCTCCTCACAGCCTG cctTCACCCATGAACAGTCCACTGTGCCACACATTGTGCCACCTCTGAGCACACACAAGACCACGGCCACCACCTCcatcagcagcacctccaggacctctgtctccacagaagTGCCTCTGGAGACAGCATCTCCACATCCCAGCTCTCCAcctgcccccagcagccccctcAGCACCCGGCTGCCATCCACTGCCACCACTTCCACAGtctcctccacagcagctccaggcaccagCCCCAGGCCTACACCTACAACCCTGAGGCCCAAGCCCTCTTCCCCTACCACCAGTCCTCCAAAGGAATCTCCTGTAACAGAGTCCTCTGCACTCAccacagccaaaaccagcacgctgccatctcctgcttcttctctcttctcaaCTGTGTCCTCAACATGGCTCAGCTCCTCACAGCTTG CCTTCACCCATGGAAAGTCAACTGTGCCACACGTTGCACCACCTCTGACCACACACAAGACCAGGGTCACCACCTTCATCAGCAGCACCTCCAAGACCTCTGTCTCCACAGGGAGCAGCCCACCAAGCAGCACAGAAGTGCCTCTGGAAACAGCATCTCCACATCCCAGCTCTCCACCTGCTCCCAGCGGCCCCCTCAGCACCCGGCTGCCATCAGCTGCCCCGTCTCCATTCTCTTCTGCTTTGGCCCCAACTGTCAGCACTATGTCTGTGCCTACACCCCTCCCTACTTCCGCATTTAGGTCTGCTGAGAGCACTACACATTCTTACTTCCAAAACACCACATCGACTCCATATGGCAAAACATCTTCATTAGCTGTCCCTACCAGTATCTCTGCCCAGTCCAGTGCAGCGTTGATCCCAGCTGTTTTATCTACAACCATTACCTTTGCTCCCCACGTTATTACTACGGCTTCTACAGAGTCGGTTGAAAGGAGTTCCCTGCAAACAACAACACTGACCACTGCCCGTACGACATCATCTCCTCCTCTCACCTCTGGACTTGCAACATCTCTGTCCTCTGTTGTGCCATCAACGGTGCCACACG AGCGTTGTAGAGAAGTTGAATATGAAGAAGAAATAACTTACAAAGGCTGTTCCACAAATGTCACTTTGAGCCAATGTGAAGGATCATGTCCATCTTCAACAAA